In a single window of the Canis lupus dingo isolate Sandy chromosome 18, ASM325472v2, whole genome shotgun sequence genome:
- the TMEM134 gene encoding transmembrane protein 134 isoform X1 encodes MSAARPQFSIDDAFELSLEDAGPGPEFSGVARFGPLHFERRARFEVADEDKQSRLRYQNLENDEDGAQPSAEPDGGVGTRDSSRTSIRSSQWSFSTISNSTQRSYHACCSWTQHPLIQKNRRVVLASFLLLLLGLMLILIAVGLEVAPSSGVSSAIFFVPGFLLLVPGVYHVIFIYCAVKGHRGFQFFYLPYFEK; translated from the exons ATGAGCGCCGCCCGGCCCCAGTTCAGCATCGATGACGCCTTCGAGCTGTCCCTGGAGGACGCGGGCCCGGGGCCCGAATTCAGCGGAGTCGCCCGCTTCGGGCCGCTGCACTTCGAGCGCCGGGCCCGGTTCGAGGTGGCCGACGAGGACAAGCAGTCCCGGCTGCGCTACCAG AACCTGGAGAACGATGAGGATGGAGCCCAGCCCTCTGCGGAGCCCGATGGGGGAGTCGGCACCAG GGATTCCAGCCGAACGTCCATCCGCAGCTCCCAGTGGTCCTTCAGCACCATCAGCAATAGCACCCAGCGCTCCTACCATGCCTGCTGCAG CTGGACTCAACACCCTTTGATCCAGAAGAACCGCCGGGTGGTGCtggcctccttcctgctcctgctgctggggcTGA TGCTGATCCTGATCGCCGTGGGACTGGAGGTGGCCCCCTCGTCAG gtGTCTCCAGCGCCATCTTCTTTGTGCCCGGCTTCCTGTTGTTGGTCCCGGGAG tcTACCACGTGATCTTCATCTACTGCGCGGTCAAGGGCCACCGCGGCTTCCAGTTCTTCTACCTGCCCTACTTCGAGAAGTGA
- the TMEM134 gene encoding transmembrane protein 134 isoform X2 translates to MSAARPQFSIDDAFELSLEDAGPGPEFSGVARFGPLHFERRARFEVADEDKQSRLRYQNLENDEDGAQPSAEPDGGVGTRDSSRTSIRSSQWSFSTISNSTQRSYHACCSWTQHPLIQKNRRVVLASFLLLLLGLSVSSAIFFVPGFLLLVPGVYHVIFIYCAVKGHRGFQFFYLPYFEK, encoded by the exons ATGAGCGCCGCCCGGCCCCAGTTCAGCATCGATGACGCCTTCGAGCTGTCCCTGGAGGACGCGGGCCCGGGGCCCGAATTCAGCGGAGTCGCCCGCTTCGGGCCGCTGCACTTCGAGCGCCGGGCCCGGTTCGAGGTGGCCGACGAGGACAAGCAGTCCCGGCTGCGCTACCAG AACCTGGAGAACGATGAGGATGGAGCCCAGCCCTCTGCGGAGCCCGATGGGGGAGTCGGCACCAG GGATTCCAGCCGAACGTCCATCCGCAGCTCCCAGTGGTCCTTCAGCACCATCAGCAATAGCACCCAGCGCTCCTACCATGCCTGCTGCAG CTGGACTCAACACCCTTTGATCCAGAAGAACCGCCGGGTGGTGCtggcctccttcctgctcctgctgctggggcTGA gtGTCTCCAGCGCCATCTTCTTTGTGCCCGGCTTCCTGTTGTTGGTCCCGGGAG tcTACCACGTGATCTTCATCTACTGCGCGGTCAAGGGCCACCGCGGCTTCCAGTTCTTCTACCTGCCCTACTTCGAGAAGTGA